The genomic region GGAAATTTAATATTTGTTAACAAAAAAATAAATTAAATAATTTATAATTAAAATAAAAAGGAATTGATTAGCAAATGATTATAAAAAGACTGGGGAGAAACGTATGTCTAGCTTTGGTGCTTGCATTATCTATATTTATTAATTTTGGCTGTGCTTCAAATGAACAAGGGTTTGATGAAGATTTTAGTCGATACTATGTTGGAGATCCATTATATGTACAATTTCCCTTTAAAGCAGGTGGTACGTACTATATCAGCCAAGGAGGACATCATCAGTCGCAAAACTACCACTACTGGAATGAAAGGTATAGAGATTTGGGTATTTACTCTTCTATGCGCTATGCTGTTGATATTCATATGATCGGCGAAGCTGGTATAGATAGGGATGTGAGTAATCCAAGTACGCTAGAAGATTTTACAATGTTTGGTGTTACAATATATAGCCCTGTTGATGGAGTAGTAGCTTATGTTGAGGATGGCAATCAAGACATGCCACCTGGTCAACGGGATGATGAAAACCATATGGGTAATTACTTAGTAATTGAAGCTAAAGGTGTGATGGTAACAATGCTCCACTTAAAAGAAGGAAGCATTCAGGTAAATGAAGGGCAACAAATTAAACAGGGTCAGCCGATAGCTAAGGTTGGCAAATCAGGTATGTC from Proteinivorax hydrogeniformans harbors:
- a CDS encoding M23 family metallopeptidase — encoded protein: MIIKRLGRNVCLALVLALSIFINFGCASNEQGFDEDFSRYYVGDPLYVQFPFKAGGTYYISQGGHHQSQNYHYWNERYRDLGIYSSMRYAVDIHMIGEAGIDRDVSNPSTLEDFTMFGVTIYSPVDGVVAYVEDGNQDMPPGQRDDENHMGNYLVIEAKGVMVTMLHLKEGSIQVNEGQQIKQGQPIAKVGKSGMSTVPHLHIQATKEDVWYKEPVPMLFDGEFLIRGDKIKIDCSYKDLEG